A genomic segment from Luteibacter aegosomatis encodes:
- a CDS encoding murein hydrolase activator EnvC family protein has product MRPFRPLPLALALLLTALAPSAHPAQDGKARAEQDQARQKLDDVRKQIDQLSKDQRDTANARDSANAALARQAEQVSAAARAVRDTDAELEQRKRDLEQLGEQKNGIQQGLDRQKGALGDLLRATYTLGRGSDLQLLLGDEDVNRISRALTYSRYFQQNRVERIKGLLADLSRLQEVEAAISAEQQKLEATRAEREKRAADLEKQRVEQQKLVAQADSKYKDQASRIAALKQNETDMNALVARLQKVIDEAAKAAEPAPSPKGAPTAPLGNLRGNLPWPASGAVHAYGNGVIIVAPRGSEVKAVARGRVVFANFLRGYGMMIIVNHGNGFMSMYGNNETLLHGVGDMVEAGEAVGTAAAPAGDSGAYFELRQGGKPIDARGWLGKRH; this is encoded by the coding sequence ATGCGCCCATTCCGTCCCCTGCCCCTCGCCCTCGCCCTCCTCCTGACCGCCCTCGCCCCCTCCGCCCACCCGGCGCAGGACGGCAAGGCCCGCGCCGAACAGGACCAGGCCCGGCAGAAGCTCGACGACGTGCGCAAGCAGATCGACCAGCTCTCGAAAGACCAGCGGGACACCGCCAACGCCCGCGACAGCGCCAACGCGGCCCTGGCGCGCCAGGCCGAGCAGGTCTCGGCCGCGGCCCGGGCCGTGCGCGACACCGACGCCGAGCTGGAGCAGCGCAAGCGCGACCTCGAGCAGCTCGGCGAGCAGAAGAACGGCATCCAGCAGGGCCTGGACCGCCAGAAGGGCGCCCTGGGCGACCTCCTGCGCGCCACCTACACGCTGGGCCGGGGTTCCGACCTCCAATTGCTCCTCGGCGACGAGGACGTCAACCGGATCTCACGTGCCCTGACCTACTCGCGCTATTTCCAGCAAAACCGCGTGGAGCGGATCAAGGGCCTGCTGGCGGATCTTTCCCGCCTCCAGGAGGTCGAAGCCGCGATCTCCGCCGAACAGCAGAAGCTGGAGGCGACCCGCGCCGAGCGCGAGAAGCGCGCCGCCGACCTGGAAAAACAACGTGTGGAACAGCAGAAGCTCGTGGCCCAGGCCGATTCGAAATACAAGGACCAGGCCTCGCGCATCGCCGCGCTCAAGCAGAACGAGACGGACATGAACGCCCTGGTCGCCCGCCTGCAGAAGGTGATCGACGAGGCCGCGAAGGCCGCCGAACCGGCGCCTTCGCCGAAGGGCGCGCCCACCGCTCCGCTGGGCAACCTGCGCGGCAACCTGCCCTGGCCCGCCAGCGGCGCGGTACATGCCTACGGCAACGGCGTGATCATCGTCGCGCCGCGCGGCAGCGAGGTGAAGGCGGTGGCACGCGGCCGCGTGGTGTTCGCGAACTTCCTCCGCGGCTACGGCATGATGATCATCGTCAACCACGGCAACGGTTTCATGAGCATGTACGGCAACAACGAAACGCTGCTGCACGGCGTGGGCGACATGGTGGAGGCCGGTGAAGCCGTCGGCACCGCCGCGGCGCCGGCCGGCGACAGCGGCGCGTATTTCGAGCTGCGCCAGGGCGGCAAGCCCATCGACGCGCGCGGCTGGCTCGGCAAACGGCATTGA
- the gltB gene encoding glutamate synthase large subunit: MVEQGIPRLYDEAFEHDSCGFGLVAQVDGHASAALVDTAFAALAKLSHRGGVNADGVSGDGCGVLIRRPVEWLRALASEAGISLATHFAAGLVFFDRLHAKASADVLAEELAQVNLRVAGWRDVAIDAEACGPLAAASMPLVRQVFVEAQADLAPAAFEAALFRARRRTEQRLADDPQFYVVSLSGEIIGYKAMAAPGKLRDVYADLRHPALVADAVVFHQRFSTNTSPRWRLAQPFRFLAHNGEINTIRANRRWMQARGSVLRSDKVDLTGIGPLVRQDGSDSESLDNALEVLLMGGMDLLTAMRVLVPPAYAAREDIDEDLAAFYEYYALHSEPWDGPAGLVMCDGRYAACTLDRNGLRPARWALSDDNHLIVASEAGLWDVPSARIVAKGRLAPGEMIAVDFREHRLLRDADIDAINRARAPFRDWLRDGVTYLESDLIDPSLAAEPLPSDELRRYQKLYGLSREECESVLKVLAETEAEATGSMGDDTPMAVLSRQVRPLFDRFRQGFAQVTNPPIDPLRERLVMSLVTQIGQERNIFDLGPENAKQILLNSPILSQRKLRQILAHPDYADTPRFDLMYGDGETLEQALVRLCDDVEAAVRGGTTIVFLSDRYPRRDLLPIHSLLATGAVHARLVDTGLRCQCNIMVETATPRDPHHFACLLGFGATAIYPWLAYQSLFDLGRSGHLRKGEGAPREIGRNYRRGIRKGLLKILSKMGISTVAGYRGAQLFEIVGLSPDVVKLCFPGTPSRIGGSTFADLEQEQRILAAEAWDEALALRAGGLYKYVHGGEFHMYGPDVIASLQVAVRTGLWRDYQTYAHHVDTRPPSALRDLLVPRVGTPVPLDEVEPVESILRRFDSAGMSLGALSPEAHEALAIAMNRLGARSNSGEGGEDPVRYGTERASKIKQVASGRFGVTPAYLVNAEVLQIKIAQGAKPGEGGQLPGHKVDATIARLRYAKPGIGLISPPPHHDIYSIEDLAQLIHDLKEVNPDALVSVKLVSHAGVGTVAAGVVKAGADLITVSGHDGGTGASPLTSIKYAGTPWELGLAETQQTLRLNNLRGRVRLQTDGGLKTGLDVIKAAMLGAESFGFGTGPMVALGCKYLRICHLNNCATGVATQHPVLREKHFIGLPEMVMNYFRFVAEDVRHHLARMGMRSLEELIGRSALLDRREGVTAVQERLDLAPLVSEDGLGTEVDFACTFARNPVRDPATLAHRISAETREAVAHGTGGAFAYDIANTDRAIGARLSGEVARRWGDAGMSGRPVELRLRGAAGQSLGAWNAGGVHIELVGEANDGVGKGMAGGRIVVLPPEDSPFASQDASIIGNTCLYGATGGELFAAGQAGERFAVRNSGALAVVEGAGDHCCEYMTGGVVAVLGRTGLNFGAGMTGGFAYVLDIERNFVDCYNHELVDIVRISHEGMEHYMQHLRQLIERHAELTQSAWGRRVLGDFRGLLQRFWLVKPKAASLDALAEELRSAA; encoded by the coding sequence ATGGTGGAGCAAGGCATTCCGCGCCTCTACGATGAGGCGTTCGAACACGACAGCTGCGGCTTCGGTCTCGTCGCTCAGGTCGACGGCCACGCGAGCGCGGCGCTCGTCGACACGGCATTCGCGGCCCTCGCGAAACTTTCCCACCGCGGCGGCGTGAACGCCGACGGTGTCAGCGGCGACGGCTGCGGCGTGCTCATCCGCCGGCCGGTGGAATGGTTGCGCGCGCTCGCTTCCGAAGCGGGTATTTCGCTCGCCACGCATTTCGCGGCGGGCCTGGTCTTCTTCGATCGGTTACATGCGAAAGCATCGGCCGACGTGCTGGCCGAAGAACTTGCCCAGGTGAACCTGCGCGTGGCGGGCTGGCGTGACGTGGCCATCGACGCCGAGGCGTGCGGTCCGCTCGCCGCGGCCTCCATGCCGCTCGTGCGCCAGGTATTCGTCGAGGCGCAGGCCGATCTCGCACCGGCCGCGTTCGAAGCGGCACTGTTTCGCGCGCGCCGCCGCACCGAGCAGCGGCTCGCCGACGATCCGCAGTTCTACGTGGTGTCCCTGTCCGGCGAGATCATCGGCTACAAGGCCATGGCGGCGCCCGGCAAGTTGCGCGACGTCTACGCCGACCTGCGCCACCCGGCCCTGGTCGCCGACGCCGTGGTATTCCACCAGCGCTTCTCCACCAACACCTCGCCACGCTGGCGCCTGGCCCAGCCGTTCCGCTTCCTCGCGCACAACGGCGAAATCAATACCATTCGCGCCAACCGCCGCTGGATGCAGGCGCGCGGTTCCGTGCTGCGCTCGGACAAGGTCGACCTCACCGGCATCGGTCCGTTGGTGCGGCAGGACGGTTCCGATTCGGAAAGCCTCGACAACGCGCTCGAAGTGCTGCTCATGGGCGGCATGGACCTGCTCACGGCCATGCGCGTCCTCGTGCCACCGGCGTACGCCGCGCGCGAGGACATCGACGAAGACCTCGCCGCGTTCTACGAGTACTACGCGCTGCACAGCGAACCATGGGACGGTCCCGCCGGCCTGGTGATGTGCGACGGTCGTTACGCGGCATGCACGCTCGATCGCAACGGCTTGCGCCCCGCGCGCTGGGCGCTGTCCGACGACAATCACCTGATCGTCGCCTCGGAAGCCGGCCTCTGGGACGTTCCTTCAGCGCGCATCGTCGCCAAGGGGCGCCTCGCGCCGGGCGAGATGATCGCCGTGGATTTCCGCGAGCACCGGTTGCTGCGCGACGCGGACATCGATGCGATCAATCGCGCGCGGGCCCCGTTCCGCGACTGGTTGCGCGACGGCGTCACCTATCTCGAATCCGACCTGATCGATCCCAGCCTCGCGGCCGAACCCCTGCCGTCGGACGAACTGCGCCGTTACCAGAAGCTCTACGGCCTGTCGCGCGAGGAATGCGAATCGGTGCTCAAGGTGCTCGCCGAAACCGAGGCGGAAGCCACCGGCTCGATGGGCGACGACACGCCCATGGCCGTGCTCTCCCGGCAGGTGCGACCGCTGTTCGATCGCTTTCGCCAGGGCTTCGCGCAGGTCACCAATCCGCCCATCGATCCGCTGCGCGAGCGGCTGGTGATGTCGCTGGTGACGCAGATCGGCCAGGAGCGGAACATCTTCGACCTCGGTCCGGAGAACGCGAAGCAGATCCTGCTCAACTCGCCGATCCTCTCGCAGCGCAAGCTGCGCCAGATCCTTGCCCATCCCGACTACGCCGATACGCCGCGCTTCGATCTCATGTACGGCGACGGCGAAACGCTCGAGCAGGCCCTCGTGCGCCTCTGCGACGACGTGGAAGCCGCCGTGCGCGGCGGCACGACGATCGTGTTCCTGAGCGACCGCTATCCACGCCGCGACCTGTTGCCGATCCATTCGTTGCTCGCCACGGGTGCGGTGCATGCGCGCCTGGTGGACACGGGCCTGCGATGTCAGTGCAACATCATGGTGGAGACGGCCACGCCGCGCGATCCGCACCATTTCGCCTGCCTGCTCGGTTTCGGCGCCACGGCCATCTATCCCTGGCTGGCCTACCAGAGCCTGTTCGACCTCGGCCGCAGCGGCCACCTGCGCAAGGGCGAGGGCGCGCCGCGCGAAATCGGTCGCAACTACCGTCGCGGCATTCGCAAGGGCCTGCTGAAGATCCTCTCCAAGATGGGCATCTCGACGGTCGCCGGGTATCGCGGCGCGCAGCTTTTCGAGATCGTGGGACTGTCGCCCGACGTGGTGAAGCTCTGCTTCCCCGGCACGCCGTCACGCATCGGCGGTTCGACCTTCGCCGATCTCGAGCAGGAGCAGCGCATCCTCGCCGCCGAAGCCTGGGACGAAGCCCTGGCGTTGCGCGCGGGCGGTCTCTACAAATACGTGCACGGCGGCGAGTTCCACATGTATGGCCCCGACGTCATCGCCAGCCTCCAGGTGGCGGTGCGCACGGGTCTTTGGCGCGACTACCAGACCTATGCGCATCACGTCGACACGCGGCCGCCGTCGGCCCTGCGCGACCTGCTCGTGCCGCGAGTGGGCACGCCGGTGCCGCTCGACGAGGTGGAGCCGGTGGAGTCCATCCTGCGCCGGTTCGATTCGGCGGGCATGTCGCTGGGCGCGTTGTCGCCCGAGGCGCACGAGGCGCTCGCCATCGCGATGAATCGCCTGGGCGCGCGGAGCAACTCGGGCGAGGGCGGCGAAGATCCCGTGCGCTACGGCACCGAGCGCGCATCGAAGATCAAGCAGGTGGCCTCCGGGCGTTTCGGCGTCACGCCGGCCTACCTCGTCAACGCCGAGGTGCTGCAGATCAAGATCGCGCAGGGCGCCAAGCCGGGCGAGGGCGGCCAGCTGCCCGGGCACAAGGTGGACGCCACCATCGCGAGGCTGCGTTACGCCAAGCCGGGCATCGGCCTGATTTCGCCGCCGCCGCACCACGACATCTATTCCATCGAAGACCTCGCGCAGCTCATCCATGACCTCAAGGAGGTCAATCCCGACGCGCTGGTCTCGGTCAAGCTCGTGTCGCACGCGGGCGTGGGCACGGTGGCGGCGGGCGTGGTCAAGGCGGGTGCCGACCTCATCACCGTATCCGGCCACGACGGCGGCACCGGTGCGAGCCCGCTCACCTCGATCAAGTACGCGGGCACGCCGTGGGAACTGGGCCTGGCGGAAACGCAGCAGACGCTTCGCCTCAACAACCTGCGCGGACGCGTTCGCCTGCAAACCGACGGTGGCCTCAAGACCGGCCTGGACGTCATCAAGGCGGCGATGCTCGGCGCCGAGAGTTTCGGCTTCGGTACCGGGCCGATGGTGGCGCTGGGCTGCAAGTACCTGCGCATCTGCCATCTCAACAATTGCGCCACGGGCGTCGCCACGCAGCATCCGGTGCTGCGTGAAAAGCACTTCATCGGGCTTCCCGAGATGGTGATGAACTACTTCCGCTTCGTGGCGGAAGACGTGCGCCACCACCTGGCCCGCATGGGGATGCGTTCGCTCGAGGAGCTGATCGGACGAAGCGCCCTGCTGGACCGGCGCGAAGGCGTCACCGCGGTGCAGGAGCGCCTCGACCTCGCACCGCTGGTGAGCGAAGACGGACTCGGCACCGAGGTGGATTTCGCCTGCACGTTCGCACGCAACCCGGTGCGCGACCCCGCCACGCTTGCCCACCGCATCTCCGCCGAAACGCGCGAGGCCGTCGCGCACGGCACGGGTGGCGCGTTCGCCTACGACATCGCCAATACCGACCGTGCCATCGGCGCGCGCCTGTCCGGTGAGGTGGCGCGCCGGTGGGGTGACGCGGGCATGAGCGGCAGGCCGGTCGAGCTGCGCCTGCGCGGCGCGGCGGGCCAGAGCCTGGGCGCGTGGAACGCCGGCGGCGTGCACATCGAGCTGGTCGGCGAAGCCAACGACGGCGTGGGCAAGGGCATGGCCGGGGGGCGCATCGTGGTCCTGCCGCCGGAAGATTCGCCTTTCGCGAGCCAGGACGCCTCGATCATCGGCAACACCTGCCTCTATGGCGCCACCGGAGGCGAGCTCTTCGCCGCCGGTCAGGCGGGTGAGCGCTTCGCCGTGCGCAACTCCGGCGCGCTGGCCGTGGTGGAGGGCGCGGGCGACCATTGCTGCGAATACATGACCGGCGGTGTCGTCGCCGTGCTGGGGCGTACCGGGCTCAACTTCGGTGCGGGCATGACGGGCGGCTTCGCCTACGTGCTCGACATCGAGCGCAACTTCGTCGACTGCTACAACCACGAACTCGTCGACATCGTGCGCATCTCGCACGAAGGCATGGAGCACTACATGCAGCACCTGCGCCAGCTCATCGAGCGCCATGCCGAACTTACGCAAAGCGCCTGGGGGCGTCGCGTGCTCGGCGATTTCCGCGGGTTGCTGCAACGCTTCTGGTTGGTGAAACCCAAGGCGGCCAGTCTCGATGCGTTGGCCGAAGAATTGAGGAGCGCGGCATGA
- a CDS encoding FAD-dependent oxidoreductase: protein MSAKDFRFLDLPRQVPRTVPVAVRVLGYGEISGDFASTEASQQSGRCIDCGNPYCEHACPVHNYIPNWLKLVQDGRLFEAATLMHETNPLPEICGRVCPQDRLCEGACTLEQGDFGAVTIGSVERWVTDEAFRQGWRPDLSRVKETGARVAIVGAGPAGLACADRLRRAGIAADVFDRQREIGGLLTFGIPPFKLDKNVVLTRRAVLEGMGVRFHLGVEIGRDIAFDDLLADYDAVFVGTGAYTYVDGRLEGRELAGVHDALPFLIANTERLLRDESPSPEYDLAGKHVVVLGGGDTGMDCNRTAIRLGAASVTCVYRRDEPSMPGSRREVGYSREEGVRFLFHRQPVALVGEGGRVKAVRVVETELFDDGDGRPRPRNIEGSDTDLRADVVIQAFGFQPSPPDWCEAFGIERDRSGRIVTGAEGHLPHQTSHPQVFAGGDNVRGADLVVRAVYDGREAAGSIVRMLAGANVKAVMSA from the coding sequence ATGAGCGCGAAGGACTTCCGTTTCCTCGATCTTCCGCGACAGGTGCCACGCACGGTGCCGGTGGCGGTGCGCGTGCTCGGTTACGGCGAGATTTCCGGCGACTTCGCCTCCACCGAGGCATCGCAGCAATCCGGGCGTTGCATCGATTGCGGCAACCCGTATTGCGAGCACGCCTGCCCGGTGCACAACTACATCCCGAACTGGTTGAAGCTGGTGCAGGACGGCCGTCTCTTCGAAGCGGCCACGTTGATGCACGAGACGAACCCGCTGCCGGAGATCTGCGGCCGCGTGTGTCCGCAGGATCGTCTTTGCGAAGGCGCGTGCACCTTGGAACAGGGCGATTTCGGCGCGGTCACCATCGGCAGCGTCGAGCGTTGGGTCACCGACGAAGCCTTCCGCCAGGGCTGGCGTCCCGATCTCTCCCGCGTGAAGGAGACCGGCGCGCGCGTGGCGATCGTCGGTGCCGGTCCCGCCGGCCTGGCCTGCGCGGATCGGCTCCGTCGCGCAGGCATTGCCGCCGACGTGTTCGATCGTCAGCGCGAGATCGGCGGCCTTCTCACCTTCGGCATCCCGCCGTTCAAGCTCGACAAGAACGTGGTGCTCACGCGTCGTGCCGTGCTCGAAGGCATGGGCGTGAGGTTCCACCTCGGTGTGGAGATCGGCCGCGACATCGCCTTCGACGACTTGCTCGCCGACTACGACGCCGTGTTCGTCGGTACGGGCGCGTACACCTACGTCGACGGTCGGCTCGAAGGGCGCGAGCTCGCCGGTGTGCACGATGCGTTGCCTTTCCTCATCGCCAACACCGAGCGCCTGCTGCGCGACGAGTCGCCATCGCCCGAATACGATCTCGCGGGCAAGCATGTGGTGGTACTCGGCGGCGGCGATACGGGCATGGACTGCAACCGCACGGCGATCCGCCTCGGCGCGGCCTCGGTCACCTGCGTCTACCGTCGCGACGAGCCCAGCATGCCCGGTTCGCGTCGTGAGGTGGGTTACAGCCGCGAGGAGGGGGTGCGTTTCCTCTTCCATCGTCAGCCGGTGGCGCTGGTGGGCGAGGGCGGCAGGGTGAAGGCCGTGCGTGTGGTGGAAACGGAACTGTTCGACGACGGCGACGGACGCCCGCGGCCGCGTAACATCGAGGGCAGCGACACCGACCTGCGCGCCGACGTGGTGATCCAGGCCTTCGGTTTCCAGCCGAGTCCTCCGGATTGGTGCGAAGCGTTCGGTATCGAGCGTGATCGCAGTGGGCGCATCGTGACCGGTGCCGAGGGGCACCTGCCGCACCAGACGAGCCATCCGCAGGTGTTCGCTGGCGGCGACAACGTGCGGGGTGCCGACCTCGTGGTGCGCGCCGTGTACGACGGGCGCGAAGCGGCCGGGTCGATCGTGCGGATGCTGGCGGGTGCGAACGTGAAGGCGGTGATGTCGGCCTAG
- a CDS encoding S41 family peptidase encodes MRQHPLRLALALALAAALAVPAHAQKHDAKPAIKQPDAPAASSTTAAKVASAADDDVDLDDIRNFTRVYHIIQQAYVEKLDNKTIMKAAISGMLENLDPHSEYLDKDGLAELDEDTTGQYGGLGIEVLQVDGMLKIVSPIDDTPASRAGIKAGDTILKVDGLVVDGQNIDDAFKKLRGDPGSKITLTILHEKSDKPIDMPLVRERINVTSVKVRALEPGYVYIRLSQFQEDTASDLEKKLGDYIKKNGAPKGAVLDLRSNPGGLLTTAVGVADTFLDSGGIVSTKGRLPDANLNFDAHPGDMLNGAPMVLLVDNGTASAAEIVSGALKDNHRALIMGRRTFGKGVVQTVLPLDQDHAVKITTARYYTPNGTSIQAEGIKPDIALADLAVNKSDTPPQLIGSEADLPNHLVNEKGAADDKGSADDDGKLAIEDYALSQALNVLKGLALGRR; translated from the coding sequence ATGCGGCAGCACCCCCTTCGACTCGCCCTCGCGCTGGCCCTCGCTGCCGCGCTGGCGGTTCCCGCCCACGCGCAGAAACACGATGCCAAGCCCGCCATCAAGCAACCCGACGCGCCCGCCGCGTCGTCCACCACGGCGGCGAAGGTGGCTTCGGCGGCCGACGACGACGTCGATCTCGACGACATCCGCAATTTCACGCGCGTGTACCACATCATCCAGCAGGCCTACGTCGAGAAACTCGACAACAAGACCATCATGAAAGCCGCCATCTCCGGCATGCTGGAAAACCTCGACCCGCACAGCGAATACCTCGACAAGGACGGTCTCGCCGAGCTGGACGAGGACACCACCGGCCAGTACGGCGGGCTCGGCATCGAGGTGCTCCAGGTCGACGGCATGCTGAAGATCGTCTCGCCCATCGACGATACGCCGGCGTCACGCGCCGGCATCAAGGCCGGCGACACCATCCTGAAGGTCGACGGCCTGGTGGTCGACGGCCAGAACATCGACGACGCGTTCAAGAAACTGCGCGGCGACCCGGGTTCGAAGATCACCCTCACCATCCTCCACGAGAAATCCGACAAGCCCATCGACATGCCGCTGGTGCGCGAGCGCATCAACGTCACCAGCGTGAAGGTGCGCGCGCTCGAGCCCGGCTACGTCTACATCCGCCTGAGCCAGTTCCAGGAGGACACCGCGTCCGATCTGGAGAAGAAACTGGGTGACTACATCAAGAAGAACGGCGCGCCCAAGGGCGCCGTGCTCGACCTCCGCTCGAATCCCGGCGGCCTGCTGACCACGGCGGTGGGCGTGGCCGACACCTTCCTCGACAGCGGCGGCATCGTCAGCACCAAGGGACGCCTGCCGGACGCCAACCTCAACTTCGATGCGCACCCGGGCGACATGCTCAACGGCGCGCCGATGGTGCTGCTGGTCGACAACGGCACCGCATCCGCCGCCGAGATCGTGTCCGGCGCGCTGAAGGACAACCATCGCGCGCTCATCATGGGCCGGCGCACGTTCGGCAAGGGCGTGGTGCAGACCGTGCTGCCGCTCGACCAGGACCACGCGGTGAAGATCACCACCGCGCGTTACTACACGCCCAACGGCACGTCGATCCAGGCCGAGGGCATCAAGCCGGACATCGCGCTGGCCGACCTGGCCGTGAACAAGAGCGATACGCCGCCGCAGCTGATCGGCTCGGAGGCGGACCTGCCGAACCACCTGGTGAACGAAAAGGGCGCCGCCGACGACAAGGGCTCGGCGGACGACGACGGGAAGCTGGCGATCGAGGACTATGCGTTGTCGCAGGCATTGAATGTGTTGAAGGGATTGGCGCTCGGCCGGAGGTAA